In Mucilaginibacter celer, one DNA window encodes the following:
- the atpD gene encoding F0F1 ATP synthase subunit beta, with amino-acid sequence MPNIGKISRIIGPVVDVSFADDAHLPKIYDALEITKDNGQKVILEVQQHLGEDRVRAIAMDSTDGLLRGMKVLDTEAAIKMPVGDNIKGRVFNVVGDAIDGIPDLDKTNGRPIHATPPRFEDLSTETEVLFTGIKVIDLLEPYAKGGKIGLFGGAGVGKTVLIQELINNIAKAYAGLSVFAGVGERTREGNDLLREMLESGIIKYGDAFMHSMEEGGWDLSKVDTEVMKDSKATFVFGQMNEPPGARARVALSGLTIAEYFRDGDEDGKGRDILFFIDNIFRFTQAGSEVSALLGRMPSAVGYQPTLATEMGTMQERITSTKRGSITSVQAVYVPADDLTDPAPATTFAHLDATTVLSRKIAELGIYPAVDPLDSTSRILSPAVLGDEHYNTAQRVKETLQRYKELQDIIAILGMDELSEEDKLVVSRARRVQRFLSQPFHVAEQFTGLKGVLVDIKDTIKGFNMIMDGEVDEYPEAAFNLVGSIEDAIEKGKKLLAEANS; translated from the coding sequence ATGCCAAACATTGGAAAAATTTCACGGATCATTGGTCCGGTAGTTGACGTAAGTTTCGCTGATGACGCTCATCTTCCAAAAATTTATGACGCGTTAGAGATCACGAAAGACAATGGCCAAAAAGTTATTTTAGAGGTTCAGCAGCACTTAGGCGAAGACCGCGTTCGTGCCATCGCGATGGACTCGACCGACGGCTTGTTACGCGGTATGAAGGTTTTAGATACCGAAGCTGCTATCAAAATGCCGGTAGGCGATAACATTAAAGGCCGCGTATTTAACGTGGTAGGTGATGCTATCGACGGTATCCCTGATCTTGACAAAACAAACGGTCGTCCTATTCACGCTACCCCTCCAAGGTTTGAAGACCTATCTACCGAAACTGAGGTACTTTTTACAGGTATTAAAGTTATCGACCTTTTAGAGCCTTATGCTAAAGGTGGTAAAATCGGTTTGTTTGGTGGTGCCGGTGTAGGTAAAACAGTATTGATCCAGGAACTGATCAACAACATCGCGAAAGCTTATGCAGGTTTATCTGTATTTGCAGGTGTTGGTGAGCGTACACGTGAAGGTAATGACCTTTTGCGTGAGATGCTTGAATCAGGCATTATAAAATATGGCGACGCTTTCATGCACTCGATGGAAGAAGGCGGCTGGGATCTATCTAAAGTAGATACCGAAGTTATGAAAGATTCGAAAGCGACATTCGTGTTCGGACAGATGAACGAGCCGCCGGGTGCACGTGCACGTGTGGCCCTTTCAGGTTTAACTATTGCCGAGTATTTCCGTGATGGTGATGAAGATGGTAAAGGCCGTGATATCCTTTTCTTTATCGATAACATCTTCCGCTTTACCCAGGCAGGTTCAGAAGTATCGGCGCTATTAGGTCGTATGCCATCAGCGGTAGGTTACCAGCCAACGCTTGCTACCGAGATGGGTACTATGCAAGAGCGTATCACTTCAACCAAACGCGGTTCGATCACTTCAGTACAGGCCGTTTACGTACCTGCGGATGACTTGACCGACCCTGCGCCGGCTACAACCTTCGCCCACTTAGATGCTACTACCGTACTTTCACGTAAAATTGCCGAGCTTGGTATTTACCCTGCGGTGGATCCTTTGGATTCAACCTCACGTATCCTTAGCCCAGCTGTTTTAGGTGATGAGCACTACAATACTGCTCAACGCGTTAAAGAAACTTTACAACGTTACAAAGAGCTTCAGGATATCATCGCCATCTTGGGTATGGACGAGCTTTCTGAAGAGGATAAACTGGTTGTATCACGCGCACGTCGTGTTCAGCGTTTCCTTTCTCAGCCGTTCCACGTTGCCGAGCAGTTCACCGGCTTAAAAGGTGTATTGGTTGACATTAAAGACACCATCAAAGGTTTCAACATGATCATGGATGGTGAAGTTGACGAGTACCCTGAAGCAGCTTTCAACTTAGTTGGCAGCATTGAAGATGCTATTGAAAAAGGCAAAAAATTATTAGCTGAAGCTAATTCATAA
- the atpC gene encoding ATP synthase F1 subunit epsilon codes for MTLEILTPDKKVYEGEATSVTVPGALGLFEILNNHAPIISTLQDGKLTVRGGAAKEEVFFIKGGVVEALNNKVTVLAEGILTK; via the coding sequence ATGACATTAGAAATTCTTACTCCCGATAAAAAAGTTTACGAAGGCGAGGCTACCTCGGTAACAGTGCCGGGTGCTTTAGGATTATTTGAAATACTGAACAACCACGCCCCTATTATTTCAACCCTTCAAGATGGCAAACTTACCGTACGCGGTGGCGCAGCCAAAGAAGAAGTGTTTTTTATAAAAGGCGGTGTTGTTGAAGCTTTAAACAATAAAGTAACTGTTTTAGCCGAAGGTATTTTGACTAAATAA
- a CDS encoding Fic family protein: MKYLLFKILPIDLLDEYKLQIPVTFSQSFDQLEDSNLSTGTFSFYTSVSAVFSSKIEGENIELDSFMKHKMLGAHFLPDYTQKIDDLYEAYQFAQKAKLNYKAVQEAHSLLTKHILQKERQGQLRTGNMFVINPDGKIEYVACSPDLVAQKMELLFNDIDMLLKDKLTAPEVFFYASMIHLVFVKIHPFEDGNGRTARLLEKWFIAEKLGPKAWFMQSEKLYYDQHQAYYHNIRLLGLEYELLDYSKALPFLLMLMQSLK; the protein is encoded by the coding sequence ATGAAGTATCTTCTATTCAAAATATTGCCAATTGACCTTCTTGACGAATATAAGTTGCAGATACCTGTTACTTTTTCTCAAAGCTTCGATCAATTAGAAGATAGTAATCTCTCTACCGGTACATTTAGCTTTTACACATCAGTATCCGCCGTCTTCTCCTCTAAAATAGAAGGCGAAAATATCGAGCTTGATTCCTTTATGAAGCATAAAATGCTCGGGGCTCATTTCCTGCCGGATTACACGCAAAAGATAGATGATCTTTATGAAGCTTATCAATTTGCGCAAAAAGCAAAGTTGAATTATAAAGCAGTTCAGGAAGCACATTCGCTACTTACCAAACATATCCTGCAAAAAGAACGCCAAGGCCAACTGCGTACAGGTAACATGTTTGTAATAAACCCTGATGGTAAAATTGAATATGTAGCCTGCTCGCCCGATTTGGTGGCACAGAAGATGGAACTGCTTTTTAACGACATCGATATGTTGTTAAAAGACAAGTTAACCGCTCCAGAGGTTTTCTTTTATGCTTCGATGATTCACCTGGTATTTGTAAAGATCCATCCATTTGAAGATGGCAACGGCCGCACCGCACGTTTGCTTGAAAAATGGTTTATTGCTGAAAAGCTTGGGCCGAAGGCCTGGTTTATGCAATCGGAAAAATTATATTATGATCAGCATCAAGCTTATTACCATAATATAAGGCTGTTGGGGCTGGAGTATGAGTTATTGGATTACTCTAAAGCTTTACCTTTTTTGCTAATGCTTATGCAATCATTAAAATGA
- a CDS encoding aldo/keto reductase gives MEYRKLGMTDLELSAITYGSFAIGGTMWGGTQKEDAISAIRASLDHGITTIDTAPFYGLGLSEEMIAEAIRGKDRSKIQLLTKFGMVWDGSNNGKGRFFFNVDNDGKNYPVYIYAGRSNVIKEAEESLKRLKTDYLDLLQLHWHDPNTPIDETMEALQQLIDQGKIRAAGVSNFTKDQMAEAEQGILLASNQMPYSMLNRGIEAEVVPHAIAKSIGLIAYSPLERGLLTGKYFEGAHLTEDDHRNGYFSQFDLKKVQKFLESIKPLADQKGATLAQLVLRWTTLQPGITVVLAGARNAEQAIGNAGAMNISISDDEMKHINSELAKVTTKDN, from the coding sequence ATGGAATACAGAAAATTAGGAATGACGGACCTGGAACTGTCCGCGATCACCTATGGATCATTTGCGATCGGTGGGACTATGTGGGGCGGTACCCAGAAGGAAGACGCCATTTCAGCCATCAGGGCATCGCTGGATCACGGCATAACCACTATCGATACTGCACCATTTTACGGTCTTGGTCTTAGCGAGGAGATGATTGCAGAGGCTATTCGGGGAAAAGACCGGTCAAAGATCCAACTGCTGACCAAATTCGGTATGGTCTGGGATGGCAGCAATAATGGCAAGGGGAGATTCTTTTTTAATGTGGATAACGATGGCAAAAATTACCCGGTTTATATCTATGCAGGGCGATCAAATGTCATTAAGGAAGCCGAGGAAAGTCTAAAGAGACTAAAGACGGATTATCTGGATCTTCTGCAGCTGCACTGGCATGATCCCAATACCCCGATCGATGAAACGATGGAAGCGCTGCAGCAACTCATCGATCAGGGAAAGATCAGGGCGGCCGGCGTAAGCAACTTCACAAAAGATCAGATGGCGGAAGCCGAACAAGGCATATTGCTGGCGTCGAATCAGATGCCCTACAGTATGCTTAACCGCGGCATCGAGGCCGAGGTCGTTCCTCACGCCATAGCGAAAAGTATTGGACTTATCGCTTACAGCCCGCTGGAACGGGGTTTGCTGACCGGTAAATATTTTGAAGGTGCCCATCTGACGGAAGACGATCACCGGAACGGATACTTCAGCCAGTTCGATCTAAAAAAAGTTCAGAAATTCCTTGAAAGTATAAAACCTTTGGCAGACCAAAAGGGCGCGACCCTTGCGCAGCTGGTATTGCGCTGGACAACTCTGCAGCCGGGAATCACCGTGGTTCTGGCCGGCGCCCGGAATGCGGAACAGGCGATCGGAAATGCCGGGGCGATGAATATCAGTATTAGTGATGATGAAATGAAACATATTAACAGTGAGCTCGCCAAAGTAACGACAAAGGATAACTAA
- the ilvD gene encoding dihydroxy-acid dehydratase, translating into MSSSSDTTKAIELNKYSKTFTQDPTQPAAQAMLYGIGLTDDDMRKAQVGVASMGYDGNTCNMHLNDLAKLVKQGIWDEDMVGLIFHTIGVSDGMSNGTEGMRYSLVSRDIIADSIEAVTGAQYYDGLITLPGCDKNMPGSVMAMGRLNRPSIMVYGGTIKPGHWKGEDLNIVSAFEALGKKIAGQIDDVDFMGVIKNACPSAGACGGIYTANTMAAAIEALGMSLPYSSSNPALSDEKKAECVAAGKAIKVLLEKDIKPSDIMTREAFENAIVVIMVLGGSTNAVLHLIAMAKSVGVKLTQDDFQSVSNRIPVLADMKPSGKYMMEDLHNIGGVPSVMKYCLEQGWLHGDCLTVTGKTIAENLADVNIVDLDFDAQKIIKPKENPIKATGHLQILYGNLAEGGSVAKITGKEGERFTGPARVFDGEFELIAGIQSGRVKKGDVVVIRNVGPKGAPGMPEMLKPTSAIFGAGLGSSVALITDGRFSGGTHGFVVGHITPEAYDGGFIAMVKDDDIIEIDAIANTINVSLPQEEIAARRAAWQKPALKVTKGVLYRYAKSVTTAAEGCVTDE; encoded by the coding sequence ATGAGTTCATCATCAGATACCACCAAGGCTATAGAATTGAACAAGTATAGCAAAACCTTTACCCAGGATCCAACGCAGCCTGCAGCTCAGGCCATGCTTTACGGGATCGGCTTAACCGACGATGATATGCGCAAAGCGCAGGTCGGCGTGGCCAGCATGGGTTACGATGGTAACACCTGCAACATGCACCTTAACGATCTGGCTAAACTGGTGAAACAAGGTATCTGGGATGAAGATATGGTGGGCCTCATTTTCCATACCATTGGCGTAAGCGATGGTATGAGCAACGGTACCGAAGGTATGCGTTACTCGTTAGTAAGCCGCGATATCATTGCCGATTCTATCGAGGCGGTTACCGGCGCACAATATTATGATGGTTTAATTACCCTGCCCGGCTGCGATAAAAACATGCCTGGTTCGGTAATGGCTATGGGCCGTTTAAACCGTCCGTCAATCATGGTGTACGGTGGTACCATTAAACCAGGCCATTGGAAAGGTGAGGACCTGAACATTGTATCAGCATTTGAAGCTTTGGGCAAAAAGATTGCCGGCCAGATTGATGATGTTGATTTTATGGGCGTTATTAAAAATGCCTGCCCAAGTGCCGGTGCCTGCGGTGGTATCTATACGGCCAACACCATGGCTGCCGCTATCGAGGCATTGGGTATGAGCTTGCCATATTCATCATCAAACCCTGCTTTAAGCGACGAGAAAAAAGCTGAATGCGTTGCAGCCGGTAAAGCGATCAAAGTATTATTAGAAAAAGATATTAAACCATCAGATATCATGACCCGCGAAGCATTTGAAAATGCTATTGTAGTTATCATGGTATTAGGCGGCTCAACCAACGCGGTATTGCACTTAATTGCAATGGCAAAAAGCGTTGGCGTTAAATTAACCCAGGATGATTTCCAATCGGTAAGTAACCGTATCCCGGTACTGGCTGATATGAAACCGAGCGGCAAATACATGATGGAAGACCTGCACAACATTGGCGGTGTACCATCGGTAATGAAATACTGCCTGGAGCAAGGCTGGTTACATGGCGATTGCTTAACTGTAACCGGTAAAACCATTGCTGAGAATCTTGCTGATGTAAACATTGTTGATCTTGATTTTGATGCTCAAAAGATCATCAAACCAAAAGAAAACCCTATCAAAGCTACCGGCCACTTGCAGATCCTTTACGGAAACCTGGCCGAGGGTGGTAGCGTTGCCAAAATTACCGGTAAAGAAGGTGAGCGTTTCACCGGCCCTGCCCGTGTATTTGATGGCGAGTTTGAACTGATTGCAGGGATCCAGAGCGGTCGTGTTAAAAAAGGCGATGTTGTGGTGATCCGCAACGTAGGCCCTAAAGGCGCGCCGGGCATGCCTGAAATGCTGAAACCTACTTCGGCCATATTTGGTGCCGGTTTGGGTAGCTCTGTTGCATTAATTACTGATGGACGCTTTAGTGGCGGTACTCACGGCTTCGTCGTCGGTCACATCACACCCGAGGCTTACGATGGCGGGTTTATAGCGATGGTGAAGGATGATGATATTATCGAAATTGATGCTATAGCCAATACGATCAATGTTTCGCTGCCGCAAGAAGAAATAGCCGCACGCCGTGCCGCATGGCAAAAACCGGCGCTGAAGGTTACCAAGGGTGTGTTATACCGCTACGCCAAAAGCGTTACTACCGCTGCTGAGGGTTGCGTTACCGACGAATAG
- the ilvB gene encoding biosynthetic-type acetolactate synthase large subunit: protein METAQETLTAPAAAETVNVSGSVALLEALIAEGTDTIFGYPGGAIMPIYDALFDYNDKLNHILVRHEQGGIHAGQGYARTSGKVGVVFATSGPGATNLVTGLADAQIDSTPLVCITGQVFAHLLGTDAFQETDVINITTPVTKWNYQVTDATEIPEVIAKAFYIARSGRPGPVLIDITKNAQIQLFDFAGYKPCDHIRSYRPKPIVRPQYIQAAAELINSAQKPFILFGQGVILGSAEQEFKAFVEKSGIPAAWTVLGAGAIPSDHPLNVGMLGMHGNYGPNVLTNECDVLIAIGMRFDDRVTGRLDKYAKQAKVVHLDIDPAEIDKNVKSTVPVWGDCKETLPLLTKAIEQKQHTEWLAKFNEYTRQEVEAVIHNELNPTTEEMTMGEVIKQLNEITKGEAVIVTDVGQHQMVACRYAKFNNTRSNVTSGGLGTMGFALPAAIGAKFGAQDRTVVAIIGDGGFQMTCQELGTIMQSGIDVKIVILNNRFLGMVRQWQELFNQRRYSFVDIQSPDFVALAAAYRIPGKLVDDRADLVPALNEMLSAPGSFLLEIMVTKENNVFPMVPQGCSVSEIRLK, encoded by the coding sequence ATGGAAACTGCACAAGAAACCTTAACCGCACCAGCCGCCGCCGAAACTGTAAACGTTTCGGGATCGGTAGCATTATTGGAAGCATTGATAGCCGAAGGTACCGACACCATTTTTGGTTACCCGGGCGGCGCTATCATGCCTATTTATGATGCTTTGTTTGATTATAATGATAAACTGAACCATATACTGGTACGCCACGAACAGGGCGGCATTCATGCCGGCCAGGGCTATGCGCGTACATCGGGCAAAGTGGGTGTGGTATTTGCCACCAGCGGTCCGGGTGCAACCAACCTGGTAACAGGTTTGGCCGATGCCCAGATTGACAGCACCCCGCTGGTTTGTATCACCGGGCAGGTATTCGCGCACCTTTTGGGTACCGATGCCTTCCAGGAAACCGACGTGATCAACATCACCACCCCGGTTACCAAATGGAACTACCAGGTAACCGATGCTACCGAAATTCCTGAGGTTATTGCCAAGGCATTTTACATTGCCCGCAGCGGCAGGCCAGGCCCGGTATTGATAGATATTACCAAAAACGCGCAGATCCAGCTATTTGATTTTGCAGGTTACAAACCATGCGACCATATCCGTAGCTACAGGCCGAAACCAATTGTTCGTCCGCAATATATCCAGGCTGCTGCCGAGCTGATCAACAGTGCTCAAAAACCTTTCATCCTGTTTGGTCAGGGTGTTATTTTGGGCAGTGCCGAGCAGGAGTTTAAAGCTTTTGTTGAAAAAAGCGGTATCCCTGCTGCATGGACAGTTTTGGGTGCAGGCGCTATCCCTTCAGATCACCCGCTTAACGTTGGCATGCTGGGTATGCACGGCAACTATGGCCCTAACGTTTTAACTAACGAGTGCGACGTACTGATTGCGATAGGCATGCGTTTTGATGACCGTGTGACTGGTCGCTTGGATAAATACGCTAAACAGGCCAAAGTGGTGCATTTGGATATCGACCCGGCCGAGATCGACAAAAACGTAAAATCAACCGTACCTGTTTGGGGCGATTGCAAGGAAACACTTCCGTTGCTTACCAAAGCCATCGAACAAAAACAGCATACCGAATGGCTGGCCAAATTTAACGAGTACACCCGCCAGGAAGTTGAAGCCGTTATCCACAACGAGCTTAACCCAACTACCGAAGAAATGACCATGGGCGAGGTGATCAAACAATTGAACGAGATCACCAAAGGCGAAGCTGTTATTGTGACCGACGTAGGCCAACACCAGATGGTGGCCTGCCGTTATGCTAAATTCAACAATACCCGCAGCAACGTAACCAGCGGTGGTTTGGGTACTATGGGCTTCGCGCTTCCGGCTGCTATAGGTGCCAAATTTGGTGCTCAGGATCGTACCGTAGTTGCTATTATTGGCGATGGCGGTTTCCAGATGACCTGCCAGGAACTGGGCACCATTATGCAAAGCGGCATCGATGTAAAGATCGTTATCCTGAACAACCGTTTCCTGGGCATGGTAAGGCAATGGCAAGAGTTGTTTAACCAGCGCCGTTATTCATTTGTTGATATTCAAAGTCCCGATTTTGTGGCGCTTGCTGCCGCATACCGTATCCCCGGCAAACTGGTTGATGACCGTGCCGATTTAGTACCTGCATTGAACGAAATGCTGAGCGCACCGGGATCATTCCTTTTAGAAATAATGGTTACTAAAGAGAACAACGTGTTCCCGATGGTACCACAAGGATGCAGTGTAAGCGAGATCAGGTTAAAGTAA
- the ilvN gene encoding acetolactate synthase small subunit yields MSEAEEKKEFNITIYTENQIGLLSRIAIIFTRRKINIDSLNTSPSEIDSIHRFNIVINEYEEVVRKLTRQIEKQVEVLKAYYHTNEDVIWQELALYKVSTDVIAEKVSVERLLRENGARAVVIRKDYTVFETTGHREETDNLINILQPYGLIEFVRSARVAIIKDSEGFNSKLREFERLEPGEEVIENEYLNQGQKVFTM; encoded by the coding sequence ATGAGCGAAGCAGAAGAAAAAAAGGAATTTAACATCACCATATATACCGAAAACCAAATTGGTTTATTAAGCAGGATAGCTATTATATTTACACGCCGTAAAATCAATATCGATAGCCTGAATACTTCTCCGTCGGAGATTGACAGTATTCACCGCTTCAATATCGTGATTAACGAGTATGAGGAAGTAGTACGCAAGCTTACCCGCCAGATTGAGAAACAGGTTGAGGTATTGAAAGCATACTATCACACCAACGAAGATGTGATTTGGCAGGAATTAGCGTTATACAAAGTATCAACCGATGTAATTGCTGAAAAGGTTAGCGTTGAGCGTTTACTGCGCGAAAACGGTGCCCGAGCGGTAGTGATCCGTAAAGATTACACCGTGTTTGAAACCACCGGTCACCGCGAGGAAACAGACAACCTGATCAACATTTTACAACCTTACGGCCTGATAGAATTTGTACGCAGCGCCCGTGTAGCCATCATTAAAGACAGCGAAGGCTTTAACAGCAAGCTCCGCGAATTTGAAAGGCTTGAACCAGGTGAAGAAGTAATAGAAAACGAATACCTGAACCAGGGGCAGAAGGTGTTTACTATGTAG
- the ilvC gene encoding ketol-acid reductoisomerase yields the protein MAKLNFGGTEENVVTREEFPLSKAQEVLKDEVVAVIGYGVQGPGQALNQKDNGINVIVGQRKGTKTWDKAISDGFVPGETLFEIEEALERGTVICYLLSDAAQIALWPTVQKHLTPGKALYFSHGFGITFNEQTGIVPPADVDVFLVAPKGSGTSLRRMFLQGRGLNSSYAIFQDATGKAFDRVIALGIAVGSGYLFETNFKKEVYSDLTGERGTLMGCVQGIFAAQYDVLRSKGHSPSEAFNETVEELTQSLMPLVAENGMDWMYANCSTTAQRGALDWWKKFRDATKPVFEELYESVATGKESQRSIDLNSQPDYREKLDAELKELRESELWQAGKTVRSLRPENQVVEA from the coding sequence ATGGCAAAACTAAATTTCGGCGGCACTGAAGAAAACGTAGTAACCCGCGAAGAGTTCCCTTTATCAAAAGCTCAGGAAGTATTAAAAGACGAAGTTGTAGCGGTAATTGGCTATGGCGTACAAGGTCCTGGTCAGGCTCTGAACCAGAAAGACAATGGTATCAACGTAATTGTTGGTCAGCGTAAAGGCACCAAAACATGGGATAAAGCTATCAGCGATGGTTTTGTACCAGGTGAAACACTTTTTGAAATTGAAGAAGCCCTTGAAAGAGGAACTGTTATCTGCTACTTATTGAGCGATGCAGCCCAAATCGCGTTATGGCCAACTGTTCAAAAACACTTAACTCCAGGTAAAGCCCTTTATTTCTCTCACGGCTTTGGTATCACTTTCAACGAGCAAACAGGCATCGTTCCTCCTGCTGATGTTGACGTGTTCCTGGTTGCTCCTAAAGGTTCAGGTACTTCATTGCGTCGTATGTTCTTGCAAGGTCGTGGCTTAAACTCAAGCTACGCTATCTTCCAGGATGCTACCGGTAAAGCATTTGATCGCGTTATCGCTTTAGGTATCGCTGTAGGTAGCGGTTACTTATTCGAAACCAACTTCAAAAAAGAAGTATACAGCGATTTAACCGGCGAACGTGGTACTTTAATGGGTTGCGTTCAAGGTATCTTCGCTGCTCAATATGATGTATTACGTAGCAAAGGTCACTCTCCATCTGAAGCGTTTAACGAAACAGTTGAAGAGCTTACCCAATCATTAATGCCGCTTGTTGCTGAAAACGGTATGGACTGGATGTATGCAAACTGCTCAACTACTGCTCAACGTGGTGCGCTTGACTGGTGGAAAAAATTCCGTGATGCTACTAAACCGGTATTTGAAGAACTTTACGAAAGCGTTGCTACCGGTAAAGAATCTCAACGTTCTATCGATTTGAACAGCCAACCAGATTACCGCGAAAAACTGGATGCCGAATTGAAAGAATTACGCGAAAGCGAATTATGGCAAGCAGGTAAAACTGTACGCAGCCTACGCCCTGAAAACCAGGTTGTAGAAGCTTAA